A stretch of the Hydra vulgaris chromosome 09, alternate assembly HydraT2T_AEP genome encodes the following:
- the LOC136084753 gene encoding uncharacterized protein LOC136084753, whose protein sequence is MCLVIRTIQKQHQVEIDEYVSYIPLHNVIEERLIDMCEITRGRATNLFTDISNMLDKTNLDWKANCIAHCFDGASVMTKLADHFREATQNVNQHIWCHSHRLSLAVVDHCSLIDHPSIQQLLSMLQNLFNFVNAGYKRCAVFVNTVNGSKRNQGGSRKLAKFLTHKWQERCKAVTSLIGRFNSEDAEKQVNDGLVVQLISTLDLMAIMQFRDSDYSSVNQLISATLLKLEETGKKFDHFWRYADSYCKVLQRNIYGIIKLDPENSELKNDLQRLSIAYGNGGGSVRMKQLYAFPRSTFQEIRSLIFDNILTEMRARFSDKGCEDLNTLCSIVQIC, encoded by the exons ATGTGTCTTGTAATTCGTACCATTCAGAAGCAACACCAAGTGGAAATCGATGAATACGTTTCTTACATTCCGTTACACAATGTCATTGAGGAGAGGTTGATTGATATGTGTGAAATAACTCGTGGAAgagcaacaaatttatttacagaCATATCTAATATGTTGGACAAAACAAACCTTGACTGGAAAGCGAATTGCATTGCGCACTGTTTCGACGGTGCATCAGTGATGACAAAGCTTGCGGACCATTTTCGTGAAGCTACTCAAAATGTGAATCAACACATTTGGTGTCATTCTCATCGTCTTAGTCTTGCTGTTGTTGACCATTGTAGCCTCATTGATCATCCTTCAATTCAGCAGCTGTTATCTATGCTTCAAAACCTATTTAACTTTGTAAACGCAGGTTACAAGAGATGTGCAGTATTTGTGAATACAGTCAACGGAAGCAAGCGTAATCAGGGTGGAAGTAGAAAGCTGGCTAAGTTCCTTACGCATAAGTGGCAAGaaagatgcaaggctgtaaCTAGTTTAATAGGTAGATTTAACAGTGAGGATGCCGAGAAGCAAGTTAACGATGGATTAGTTGTTCAATTAATCTCTACTTTGGATTTGATGGCAATAATGCAGTTTCGAGATAGCGATTATTCCAGCGTGAATCAATTAATCTCTGCAACCCTGTTGAAATTGGAAGAAACTGGAAAAAAATTTGACCACTTCTGGAGATATGCTGATTCTTATTGCAAG gTACTTCAAAGAAATATATATGGTATCATAAAATTAGATCCTGAAAACTCAGAgttgaaaaatgatttacaaCGTTTAAGTATAGCATACGGGAACGGTGGTGGCAGTGTCCGTATGAAACAGCTATATGCGTTTCCGAGATCAACATTTCAAGAAATACGTTCTTTAATATTCGATAATATATTGACAGAGATGCGTGCTAGATTTAGTGATAAAGGATGCGAAGATTTGAATACTTTGTGTTCAATTGTCCAAATATGCTGA